A region of Nerophis ophidion isolate RoL-2023_Sa linkage group LG28, RoL_Noph_v1.0, whole genome shotgun sequence DNA encodes the following proteins:
- the LOC133545388 gene encoding endonuclease 8-like 1: MSKLNIPPFVPARTVLEGLESEDACEDKKAVKKEIHSKKGAKKDKMEEENTDLLRLCHTVPLEVVNLGGKGYDPEKKDYSGFEAWLQCYYVDGMKSVRDHNGRTMWFKGDPGPMAPKESKSPKAKKRKDTDADHDYPRKKKVYSVGNHHQHIEI; encoded by the exons atgtccaa GTTGAACATTCCACCCTTTGTGCCTGCCCGGACTGTGCTGGAAGGCCTCGAGTCAGAGGATgcgtgtgaagacaagaaagctgtaaaaaaggagatccatagcaaaaag GGAGCCAAAAAGGACAAAATGGAAGAGGAGAATACAGACCTGCTCAGACTTTGCCACACAGTACCGCTGGAGGTGGTGAACTTAG GTGGGAAAGGTTACGATCCAGAGAAGAAAGACTACTCAGGTTTTGAGGCCTGGTTGCAGTGTTACTATGTGGATGGAATGAAGTCTGTACGCGACCACAATGGCAGGACTATGTGGTTCAAA GGCGATCCAGGTCCTATGGCTCCTAAAG AATCAAAGTCTCCAAAGGCCAAAAAGAGAAAAGATACAGATGCAGACCATGATTACCCCCGCAAGAAAAAGGTATATTCAGTAGGTAATCACCACCAGCACATAGAAATCTAA